A segment of the Candidatus Protochlamydia naegleriophila genome:
CCTGCTAATGGGCGCAGGCCTTGTAACAGGAGCTGCGGCTGGTGTATTTGCACTATACAAGCTTGGATACAATTACTTCAGCAAGCGCGATACAAAAGATGCACAAGAAATCCACGATAATTTGTCTCAAATTATGCAACGCCAAATGCTTTTACAGGTTGTTTAATTGTTAAACCAATTCAGCAAAAAGGGCAGGTGTTTCCTGCCCTTTTTGCTTTAATGGATTAATTATTGCTCAGAGGTGCTTTTGGTGGGTGCTCGGCCAGTAATTCAATGGCTCTTGCTATGATGAGCATTCCTTTTTCAAGGCGGTCCACTCCAAAATGTTCATTGGGTGCGTGGATTTGATCCGTTGTCAATCCAAGCCCAAGCAGGATGACTTCACCACTGCATGCGGCTGCTAATTCGGGGACAATGGGAATCGATGCTCCCTCAAATATAAATTCGCAAGGCACTCCAAAGACTTCTTGGAAAGCGGTGGAAAAAGATTTAACGACTTGTGCCTGCGAGCTTACTCTCACAGCCTTTCCTTGCCCTTGATGAATATTGACGCGCACTTGAATTCCTTGGGGGGCGACTTCTTTTAAATGATTTTCGATCAGTTTGGCGATTGTTTCAGGATTTTGATTGGGAACGAGCCTGCAGGAGAGTTTTGCAAAAGCTTTGGCAGGAATCACCGTTTTAAAACCTTTGCCTGTATAGCCGCCATGAATGCCATTAATTTCAAGAGTTGGCCTTACCCAAGCTCGTTCTAAAGCCGTACGGTCTTTTTCTCCGCCTCCAGGATAGGCGCCGGTCACGTTTTGATAGTCTGCTAGATCAAGGTGGAAAGAGACTAAAGAACGCTCTTCTAAAGACATTTCTTCGACGTTGTCGTAAAAACCAGGAACTGTGATTTTTCCTTTAGCGTCTCGCAAGGAGGCAAGCATGCTTACTAAGGCATGAATGGGATTGATGACAATGCCGCCATGTGAGCCTGAATGGAGATCTGTATGAGAACCTTGGACTTCAACTTCCATGGTCAGGATGCCTCGGATCCCGAGCGTAACGGCTGGGATCTGTGCATCGCGCAGGCCTAAATCGACAATCGCCACATAATCAGATTGTAAAGGAACTTTTTTTGCAGCGAGTAGGCGAGAGAGTCCGGCACTGCCCATCTCTTCTTCCCCTTCGATACAAAGCTTGACATTAAGGGGAAGCTTGCCATGCTGGTCGATATAGAATTTTAAGGCTTGCAGAACGTAAAAACACTGTCCTTTATTGTCCTGAGCGCCTCTTGCATATACTTCCCCTTCCCTAAGAGTTGGATTAAAGGGATCGGATAGCCATTCATTGAGAGGATCGACTGGCTGAACATCGTAGTGATTGTAAATGAGCAGGGTCGGTTTATCGGGTCCGGCTTCTAAGTTAGATGCAAAAATAACGGGATGTTCATTCGTCGGCCAAAGTTCGACAGAAAAACGAAGGGCTTTTAAATAATTCATAATCCAGTCAGCACAGGCCTGCATGGATTCTTTAAACTGAGGTTCGGAGCTGATGCTTGGAAAACTTAAAAAAGTGTAATAATCTTGAAGCCATTCAGTTCGATGTTGGTCGATGAGCTTCTTCATTTCAGCCAAGCTATTAGGGATGGGTGTGACCATAATAGTATCCTTATCTGACATCTTTTTCATACTAGGGCGTGTTGTCAAATTCATAATGCCTACATGTAAGATTATTTCCTAGGTAGGTTGAAGCAAAAACTGTAGGTAGTATTTTATAGTATTCCCAAAGTTTTTGCTTCAAGCTGCCTGGAAAGAACTTAAATAAAAAAGGGCTCCGCTGCCTGCTATCAATGCAATAAAATAAAGCCAAAGCCATTTTTTGACGCGGCGATGATGCTGTCTGACGAGTTGTGGATTGGCAATGGCGGCTTCTAAAAATTGAATGCGTTGTTGAATGCTAAAGTGATGCCAACTTGGATGATTGTGAGAATTACCTGTGACGATACCAATGCGATCGAGGGCTTGAATGAGATAGCTTGGCGGAAGGGTATGCTCAAAAATGTGAAGGTCGGCCTGTCTTTCAAACAAACGGGAAAAAAAGCCGAAGATTAGGCGGAAATAGAGAGCTAGCAGAAGAGCGTAGCATCCAAATAAAAGAGCCGTTACAAGGATCTCCCCACTCTTTTCTGAAATATCCATCAAATTCAAAGTAATGAGATAGCGATTTAAAAAGAGCAAGCCGGCTGCTCCAGCAAGAAGCATGCCCATCAAAATAAAAGGGTAAATCAGCAAGTGCCTGTAGCGATTATGTCCGATTTCATGAACGAGAATGGCCTCGATTTCTTCTTTTTGAAAGCGTGCTAATAAGGGAGGAGTAAACATAATATAGCGTGTAAATGGGAAGATGCCGATGATTCCAGCTGTGAAGTGATGTTTCATGATCATCCACATGTAGATTCCAGCATGCTTAAAACGGAGGCTTTCGCAAACCTTTTCTAAATGTTCCATTAAGTCCTTATTTTGAATGGGTTGACATTGCCAACATCTTATCATGAGGGGAGGCATGATCCCAATAGCAATTGTCAAGAGAGTGAGGCTGATTCCAACCAGAAGAACTCCTTGCAAAA
Coding sequences within it:
- a CDS encoding M48 family metallopeptidase, yielding MFANLFFMLLVLALLNYVPDLQPQMWGTTPQEGFEWGLLLYLFLILILYLQARWWSQSNQRLRNAYSLLVQVELLVFLSIYHIGLGAQRVWMIGSFTTPFTLFALMLYLGGLGWAHYWQHLLVFRHSAKHAWKQAVNQLLFIVPFCLPFLIFSFVFDILGQFPAWYRFMHASNTLLQGVLLVGISLTLLTIAIGIMPPLMIRCWQCQPIQNKDLMEHLEKVCESLRFKHAGIYMWMIMKHHFTAGIIGIFPFTRYIMFTPPLLARFQKEEIEAILVHEIGHNRYRHLLIYPFILMGMLLAGAAGLLFLNRYLITLNLMDISEKSGEILVTALLFGCYALLLALYFRLIFGFFSRLFERQADLHIFEHTLPPSYLIQALDRIGIVTGNSHNHPSWHHFSIQQRIQFLEAAIANPQLVRQHHRRVKKWLWLYFIALIAGSGALFYLSSFQAA
- a CDS encoding dipeptidase yields the protein MVTPIPNSLAEMKKLIDQHRTEWLQDYYTFLSFPSISSEPQFKESMQACADWIMNYLKALRFSVELWPTNEHPVIFASNLEAGPDKPTLLIYNHYDVQPVDPLNEWLSDPFNPTLREGEVYARGAQDNKGQCFYVLQALKFYIDQHGKLPLNVKLCIEGEEEMGSAGLSRLLAAKKVPLQSDYVAIVDLGLRDAQIPAVTLGIRGILTMEVEVQGSHTDLHSGSHGGIVINPIHALVSMLASLRDAKGKITVPGFYDNVEEMSLEERSLVSFHLDLADYQNVTGAYPGGGEKDRTALERAWVRPTLEINGIHGGYTGKGFKTVIPAKAFAKLSCRLVPNQNPETIAKLIENHLKEVAPQGIQVRVNIHQGQGKAVRVSSQAQVVKSFSTAFQEVFGVPCEFIFEGASIPIVPELAAACSGEVILLGLGLTTDQIHAPNEHFGVDRLEKGMLIIARAIELLAEHPPKAPLSNN